One part of the Parabacteroides distasonis ATCC 8503 genome encodes these proteins:
- a CDS encoding DUF1573 domain-containing protein, which produces MLNIKRLILALTAIISITTAWAQQGAQILSDELTYNFGTIAEADGFASHTFTIKNTGDAPLVITRVTASCGCTRPEWTKSPIAPGKTGEVKITYNPKGRPGPFYKTVSIFSNGKKGSYSLAIKGNVTPKPSQPVFTYPYSIGDLKLHTKTVLFSSIRPEETLGEKINIKNEGKTSATIHLGKVPHYLNVQVNPATLQPDEVGAITILMDAKVLKRKGRVSTLLPIMIQSAGKKEVSGEIQISANVIDNFSKLSAADKAQAPIAELSGTLLEFGKLPNKKSIVPLIGGKVSGTFEITNAGKTPLTIYSVTCDDERVDLSGGKKELKPGATATFKVTLRPKEIKTKLEALINVVCNDPNGPIRLIKVTAYK; this is translated from the coding sequence ATGCTGAATATAAAAAGGTTGATCCTTGCTCTTACAGCAATTATATCTATAACGACAGCTTGGGCACAACAAGGCGCCCAAATCTTGTCGGACGAGTTGACTTATAATTTCGGGACAATAGCCGAGGCCGATGGATTCGCCAGTCATACTTTCACGATAAAGAATACGGGAGACGCCCCTTTGGTCATTACCCGTGTTACTGCGTCATGCGGTTGTACACGGCCAGAATGGACTAAGTCGCCGATCGCTCCCGGTAAGACCGGTGAAGTTAAGATAACGTATAATCCGAAAGGACGCCCCGGCCCGTTTTATAAAACCGTATCGATATTCAGCAATGGGAAGAAAGGGAGTTACAGCCTAGCCATTAAGGGAAATGTCACCCCGAAACCTTCGCAGCCGGTCTTTACGTATCCTTATTCTATCGGTGATCTGAAGCTGCATACGAAGACTGTTCTATTCAGCAGTATCCGTCCGGAGGAAACGTTGGGCGAGAAGATCAACATTAAGAACGAGGGAAAGACCTCGGCTACGATTCATCTGGGTAAAGTACCTCACTACCTTAACGTACAGGTGAACCCGGCTACCCTTCAACCGGACGAGGTCGGTGCCATTACGATCCTTATGGATGCCAAGGTCCTGAAGCGGAAAGGACGAGTCTCTACGCTTTTGCCGATCATGATACAGAGCGCCGGAAAGAAGGAAGTATCCGGAGAGATCCAGATCTCCGCCAACGTGATCGATAATTTCAGCAAACTATCCGCTGCGGATAAAGCCCAAGCCCCGATAGCGGAATTATCCGGCACTTTACTGGAATTCGGCAAGCTACCGAACAAGAAAAGTATCGTTCCGTTGATCGGTGGTAAGGTATCGGGTACGTTTGAGATTACGAATGCCGGAAAGACTCCGCTCACGATCTACAGCGTCACTTGTGATGATGAGCGTGTCGATTTGTCCGGCGGCAAGAAAGAACTTAAACCGGGAGCGACCGCTACTTTCAAAGTAACCTTGCGACCGAAAGAGATAAAGACAAAACTTGAAGCACTTATTAATGTCGTATGCAACGACCCGAACGGGCCTATCCGCTTGATCAAGGTGACGGCATACAAATAA
- a CDS encoding DUF1573 domain-containing protein, with protein sequence MKQIVFIFMAILLATGMASAQKKAVISAETTSFDFGTIKEADGKVSHTFEVSNTGDMPLVITRVIASCGCTTPEWPKEPVAPGKKAQIKVTFDPAGRPGPFTKTISVYSNGKTGSFIMNIRGEVE encoded by the coding sequence ATGAAACAAATAGTTTTTATTTTCATGGCGATCCTGTTAGCGACAGGAATGGCTTCGGCTCAGAAGAAAGCAGTTATTTCCGCGGAAACAACCAGTTTCGACTTCGGTACCATCAAGGAAGCGGACGGAAAAGTATCCCATACGTTTGAAGTATCCAATACGGGCGATATGCCTCTGGTCATTACACGTGTAATCGCGTCTTGCGGATGTACGACCCCGGAATGGCCGAAAGAACCGGTAGCTCCGGGTAAGAAAGCCCAGATCAAGGTTACTTTCGATCCGGCAGGACGTCCGGGTCCTTTCACGAAGACCATTTCCGTATACAGTAACGGGAAAACCGGAAGCTTCATCATGAACATCCGGGGAGAGGTTGAATAA
- a CDS encoding alpha-2-macroglobulin family protein produces the protein MKIRAIILSALILCGISAVIMYSRAAQPQQKSSVITQAINDKNTPMVIKNLILKMKEQMEVNDDQFPELIKEVENYTNSCADSASVAVLHSMLAEMYQNYYQRNQWTINQRTQLSGYIPEDIRVWTSNLFTDKIKEEIDLSLRPTALLQNTPVSKFKDILEIGKDSQTLRPTLYEFLAFRALDIQPTVQIYKDLIAFQNKEPNMKSVLLTELDYLRFLYGDKRDKESFEAYMNALDELYRNLASQNYAAEILIAKLDLVSGSMFRYVSTQWDSIKAEEVKLCEEGIKRYSGYPRTAILKNRLAQLEQPTLSASTNNTVYPGQQLGIKLEYKNVQKVIVQIYRSSKTPLQAAAHTSAKKSSGSTLGQLVNEKTFSLLLPNTYSQQDTTLHISMDQPGLYECVVTVPGQQLKTINTVSVTRLAAIYRNLSGNKQEVMVTDYLSGKPVDGAIVTYYGGQRRSLQELGTVKTDREGLATLPANSQVLAFQASRPGDTNAMLTNIYPMGSGHKPEKNPVEVSIFTDRGLYRPGQTIFFKGLAYVKDSNDPHAVAGQTFTVTLYDANGKELAQKKFTTNDFGSFNGEFSIPKQTLSGVFRLSTGQMSVYIHVEEYKRPTFQAYFLPIKGDIAFGDSVTIQGKAATFSGVSLPSGDVTWRITRRPFLLWRYFRPSAPTQVAEGSTTLSGDGTFNVSFRPQKEEDTNPYASAYQTYEVSATVTDSKGETQEANYTFSVGESSIVLFTNLPPQIEKDSVKAVVEARTINGEMVSTSGTFKIVELIANRSDKNSGESYQEGKQVASGSFTSGKEISPAIFNPLPSGRYRILVEAKDSQGRQSKNQSDFILYGKNDKRPPVFTHTWLLKEKTTCLPGEEAEIVFGTSDKDAYVLYEWFAGNNRIHHELIKLSDANHRFKIPFKPEYGEGIIVSFTFVKEGELYITQVPVELQLPNRQLTIKPITFRDRLLPGSKESWKFRITDADSTIVSAEVLTSMYDASLDKIIPFNWYFSPRRTILLQAPRFSTGAGFQRSYQYDQTEAKYIKVPQYQYDRLNWFGLFNEIVIRGYGSSNRAFATGGIMLKSAAAPVVAESMNIMEDSAVLEEPSVESTEGEPVFSLSDPFAKESSLPVSPEQTRRNFAETAFFYPTLQTNEEGDVFVNFTLPESNTTWKLQLLANTQDLKYGLLTKEVISSKPLMVLPNLPRFVRQGDEVSISTQVINNSKEAVSGRVRIELFDPATDQPIICLSKSQRPFELQPDSIATVSWMIPVPKQINLLGVRILADSEKGSDGEQQIVPVLSNQLLITESTPFYLLKEGEKQIRISGNSEGATPFRLTLEMTGNPIWYAVQALPTITQPNNDNILSWFAAYYSNTLASYIAQAHPRIQKVINQWTAQGGNASTLYSNLEKNQELKNILLEETPWVLAADNETEQKQRLSLLFDLNRADGLREAALQQLIQQQNEEGGWSWFKGFPASRAITLSILKGMSQLVQLNAIQYGQAEKEMQMKALKFLDKSMQTDYENLLKYDKKWQNAWPSPEQVEFLFVRSSYRDIPELGDAREAIRFYTNQAEKHWNQYSLISKGEIALLMHRNGKKEVATAILTWLKKTATISEEKGMYWANNRRGSDYFTSPIDTHCLLMSVFNEIAPDTQNTNRMKQWLLNQKRTQNWESVPATVNAIYALLLTGSDWLNTQNTCVATWDGKTYSTAEGEIATGYLKTILPNEPANNSANPVLSIRKEGNTPAWGAVYEQYFQEIDKVKGQKGVLSVEKKLFVETNNGTNRQIRPVTPEQPLRIGDKVIVRLTIRTDREMNYVFLKDLRAGCFEPADQLSGPESRDGIWYYRSPKDVSENFFINRLPEGTFVLEYPVYVSRSGEYAGGISTIQCMYAPEFVSHTAGESLRIMP, from the coding sequence ATGAAGATAAGAGCAATTATTTTATCTGCCCTGATACTTTGCGGCATCTCGGCGGTTATTATGTATAGCCGGGCCGCCCAGCCTCAACAAAAAAGTTCTGTTATCACGCAAGCTATAAACGATAAGAATACCCCTATGGTGATCAAGAATCTTATCCTTAAAATGAAAGAACAGATGGAGGTAAACGATGATCAGTTCCCGGAACTGATCAAGGAGGTGGAGAATTACACCAACAGTTGCGCCGACTCGGCTTCCGTGGCGGTATTACATTCCATGCTGGCGGAGATGTATCAGAATTACTACCAACGGAACCAGTGGACCATCAACCAAAGAACCCAATTAAGCGGTTATATCCCGGAGGATATCCGGGTATGGACTTCCAACTTATTCACGGATAAGATCAAGGAAGAGATCGATTTATCATTGCGACCTACGGCCTTATTGCAAAATACGCCTGTCAGCAAGTTCAAGGATATTCTGGAGATCGGAAAGGACTCGCAAACCCTGCGTCCGACCCTCTATGAGTTCCTTGCCTTCCGGGCACTGGACATCCAACCGACCGTACAGATCTATAAAGACTTGATCGCCTTTCAAAATAAGGAGCCGAATATGAAATCGGTCCTCCTTACGGAATTGGATTACCTACGATTCCTTTACGGGGATAAAAGGGATAAAGAGTCTTTTGAGGCTTACATGAACGCATTGGATGAGCTTTACAGGAACTTAGCTTCTCAAAACTATGCAGCCGAGATCTTAATCGCCAAATTGGATTTGGTTAGCGGCAGTATGTTTCGTTACGTCTCTACCCAATGGGATTCTATCAAAGCGGAAGAGGTGAAACTATGCGAGGAGGGTATCAAGCGGTATTCCGGTTACCCTCGCACGGCTATCTTAAAGAATCGCTTGGCGCAATTGGAACAACCTACTTTATCCGCATCTACAAACAATACGGTTTATCCGGGACAGCAACTGGGGATCAAGCTGGAATATAAGAATGTACAGAAAGTCATCGTACAAATCTATCGAAGCTCGAAAACACCTTTACAAGCGGCAGCCCATACATCCGCAAAAAAATCAAGTGGCAGCACCTTGGGACAACTCGTAAATGAGAAGACATTCTCTTTGCTACTGCCCAACACCTATTCGCAGCAAGATACGACCTTACATATATCTATGGATCAACCGGGATTGTATGAATGTGTCGTAACCGTACCCGGACAACAGCTAAAGACGATCAATACGGTTAGCGTAACCCGATTGGCCGCGATCTATCGTAATCTTTCCGGTAATAAACAAGAGGTCATGGTTACCGACTATCTTAGCGGGAAGCCTGTTGATGGGGCTATCGTTACCTATTACGGAGGTCAGCGTCGTAGCTTGCAAGAACTGGGTACCGTCAAGACAGACCGGGAAGGCTTGGCCACGCTTCCGGCGAACAGTCAAGTATTGGCGTTCCAAGCCAGCAGACCGGGAGATACCAACGCTATGTTGACAAATATCTACCCGATGGGTTCCGGCCACAAACCGGAAAAGAACCCGGTAGAAGTCTCGATCTTTACGGACCGTGGACTTTACCGTCCGGGACAAACCATTTTCTTCAAAGGTCTCGCCTACGTAAAAGACTCGAACGACCCGCATGCCGTGGCCGGACAGACTTTTACGGTGACTTTGTATGACGCTAACGGGAAAGAGCTAGCCCAGAAGAAATTCACGACTAATGACTTCGGTTCTTTTAACGGCGAGTTCTCCATCCCCAAACAGACCCTAAGCGGCGTCTTCCGGTTAAGTACCGGACAGATGAGCGTATATATTCATGTAGAGGAATACAAACGCCCGACTTTCCAAGCGTACTTCCTCCCGATCAAGGGCGATATCGCTTTCGGCGATTCCGTTACCATACAAGGCAAGGCGGCTACATTTTCCGGCGTGTCGCTACCCAGCGGAGATGTCACTTGGCGTATTACACGCAGGCCCTTCCTGTTGTGGAGGTATTTCCGTCCGAGCGCTCCGACACAAGTTGCGGAAGGGAGTACCACCCTTTCCGGCGATGGAACATTCAACGTATCTTTCCGTCCCCAAAAAGAGGAGGATACGAATCCATACGCTTCCGCATACCAGACCTACGAGGTATCGGCTACCGTAACCGATAGCAAGGGAGAGACCCAAGAGGCAAATTACACCTTCTCGGTAGGAGAATCCAGTATCGTCTTATTCACGAACCTACCGCCACAAATCGAGAAAGACTCGGTAAAAGCCGTAGTCGAAGCCCGGACAATCAATGGGGAGATGGTTTCCACCTCCGGTACTTTCAAGATCGTAGAACTGATCGCAAACCGATCCGATAAGAATAGCGGAGAGAGCTATCAAGAAGGCAAGCAAGTAGCTTCCGGTAGCTTTACCAGTGGCAAAGAAATCAGTCCGGCTATTTTCAACCCATTGCCCTCCGGGCGTTACCGTATTTTAGTAGAAGCCAAAGATAGCCAAGGACGGCAGAGTAAGAACCAGTCCGATTTCATCCTATACGGAAAGAACGACAAGCGTCCTCCCGTATTTACCCATACTTGGCTGCTGAAAGAGAAGACAACTTGTTTACCCGGGGAGGAAGCGGAAATCGTATTCGGCACCTCCGACAAGGACGCCTACGTACTCTATGAATGGTTTGCCGGAAATAACCGCATCCATCATGAGTTGATTAAGCTAAGTGACGCGAACCATCGGTTTAAGATCCCGTTCAAGCCGGAATATGGAGAGGGAATCATCGTATCCTTTACGTTCGTAAAAGAAGGTGAACTATATATTACCCAAGTACCCGTAGAGCTTCAGCTACCCAACCGGCAGTTGACCATCAAGCCGATAACCTTCCGGGATCGTTTACTTCCGGGAAGTAAAGAGAGCTGGAAATTCCGTATCACCGACGCGGACTCCACGATCGTATCCGCCGAGGTACTGACCAGCATGTATGATGCCTCGCTAGATAAAATCATACCATTCAATTGGTATTTCTCCCCGCGGCGAACGATCCTGCTACAAGCTCCCCGTTTCTCAACCGGAGCCGGATTCCAGCGTAGTTATCAATATGACCAGACAGAGGCCAAGTATATAAAAGTACCTCAATATCAGTATGACCGTTTAAATTGGTTCGGTCTATTCAATGAGATTGTCATACGAGGATACGGCTCCAGCAACCGGGCTTTCGCCACGGGTGGTATCATGCTGAAATCCGCGGCAGCCCCAGTAGTGGCGGAATCCATGAACATCATGGAAGACAGCGCCGTGTTAGAAGAGCCTAGTGTGGAATCTACGGAAGGGGAACCCGTGTTCAGCCTATCCGATCCTTTCGCCAAAGAGAGCAGCCTGCCGGTAAGTCCAGAGCAAACCCGGCGGAACTTCGCGGAAACCGCCTTCTTCTACCCGACCTTACAAACGAACGAGGAAGGAGACGTATTCGTAAATTTCACCCTGCCGGAAAGTAATACGACTTGGAAACTACAGCTATTGGCCAACACCCAAGACCTAAAATACGGTCTGCTTACGAAAGAGGTCATTAGCAGCAAACCCTTGATGGTTCTACCGAATCTGCCTCGTTTCGTCCGCCAAGGGGATGAGGTCAGCATCAGCACGCAAGTCATCAACAATTCCAAGGAAGCGGTATCCGGCCGTGTACGCATCGAACTATTCGATCCCGCTACAGACCAACCGATTATCTGCTTGAGCAAGTCACAACGTCCGTTTGAGTTGCAACCGGATAGCATCGCTACTGTAAGCTGGATGATCCCAGTCCCCAAACAGATCAACCTACTGGGCGTACGTATCCTAGCCGACTCTGAAAAGGGAAGCGACGGGGAGCAGCAGATCGTACCTGTTCTTTCCAATCAATTGCTCATCACGGAAAGTACCCCGTTCTATTTGCTCAAGGAAGGAGAGAAACAAATCCGTATCTCCGGGAACTCGGAGGGAGCGACACCATTCCGTCTCACGCTGGAGATGACCGGGAATCCGATTTGGTACGCGGTACAGGCATTACCGACGATCACACAGCCGAACAATGATAATATCTTATCTTGGTTTGCCGCTTATTACAGCAATACGTTGGCTTCCTATATCGCCCAAGCCCATCCCCGCATCCAGAAAGTGATCAACCAATGGACCGCTCAAGGAGGGAATGCCTCTACTCTCTATTCAAACTTGGAAAAGAACCAAGAGCTGAAGAACATACTCTTGGAGGAGACGCCTTGGGTACTAGCCGCCGATAACGAGACAGAGCAAAAACAACGCTTGTCTTTATTGTTCGACCTAAACCGTGCGGACGGATTACGGGAAGCGGCCTTGCAACAACTGATCCAACAACAGAACGAAGAGGGTGGATGGAGCTGGTTCAAAGGTTTCCCCGCAAGCCGTGCGATCACTCTTTCTATCCTGAAAGGTATGTCACAGCTTGTACAGCTAAACGCGATCCAATATGGGCAAGCGGAGAAAGAGATGCAAATGAAGGCCCTCAAGTTCTTGGACAAAAGTATGCAAACGGATTATGAGAACTTGCTGAAATACGATAAGAAATGGCAAAACGCATGGCCCTCGCCGGAGCAGGTAGAGTTCTTATTCGTCCGCAGTTCCTACCGGGATATCCCGGAACTGGGAGACGCCCGGGAAGCGATCCGTTTCTATACGAACCAAGCGGAGAAGCACTGGAATCAATATTCCTTAATCAGTAAGGGCGAAATCGCCTTGTTAATGCATCGAAACGGTAAAAAGGAGGTGGCGACAGCGATCCTGACATGGCTAAAGAAGACCGCTACGATCTCCGAGGAGAAAGGTATGTATTGGGCAAACAACCGCAGGGGGAGTGATTATTTCACCTCACCGATCGACACGCATTGCTTATTAATGTCCGTCTTTAACGAGATCGCACCGGATACCCAGAATACAAACCGGATGAAACAATGGTTGCTAAACCAGAAACGTACACAAAACTGGGAATCCGTACCCGCCACGGTAAACGCCATTTACGCCTTGCTACTCACGGGTAGCGATTGGCTGAACACGCAAAACACCTGTGTAGCGACATGGGACGGCAAGACCTATAGTACCGCGGAAGGGGAAATCGCCACCGGTTACCTCAAAACGATACTTCCGAACGAGCCGGCAAATAATTCCGCCAACCCCGTGCTCTCGATCCGCAAGGAAGGAAACACGCCGGCATGGGGAGCTGTTTACGAGCAATACTTCCAAGAGATCGACAAGGTAAAAGGACAAAAAGGGGTGTTGAGTGTCGAGAAGAAATTATTCGTCGAGACCAATAACGGTACCAACCGCCAAATCCGTCCCGTAACACCGGAGCAACCGCTCCGCATCGGAGACAAGGTAATCGTTCGGCTAACGATCCGGACAGACCGTGAAATGAATTACGTATTCTTGAAAGATCTACGTGCGGGCTGCTTCGAACCGGCCGATCAACTTTCCGGCCCGGAATCAAGAGACGGTATCTGGTATTACAGATCCCCGAAAGACGTATCCGAGAATTTCTTCATCAATCGTCTGCCGGAAGGTACGTTCGTCTTGGAATATCCGGTCTACGTATCCCGTAGCGGCGAATACGCCGGAGGTATCAGTACGATTCAATGTATGTACGCCCCGGAATTCGTGTCGCACACCGCCGGAGAAAGCTTGCGGATCATGCCCTAA
- a CDS encoding dihydrofolate reductase, with the protein MSTISIIAAIADKSAIGKNQQLLCHMPSDMKRFKELTTGHAVIMGRKTFESLPVAPLPNRKNVVLTTMPEAGFVNCFACESMGAALDLCEKEDEIFIIGGALVYRQALRIADKMYITRIHHEFPDATSFFPVVNWDLWEETEREEYPADEKNPYPYTYITYVRKK; encoded by the coding sequence ATGAGTACAATTTCTATCATCGCAGCAATCGCAGATAAAAGCGCGATCGGAAAGAATCAGCAATTATTATGTCACATGCCTTCAGACATGAAGCGTTTCAAGGAATTAACCACGGGACATGCGGTAATCATGGGACGTAAGACATTCGAGTCTCTCCCTGTAGCGCCACTGCCCAATCGGAAGAATGTCGTATTGACGACTATGCCCGAAGCTGGTTTCGTGAATTGTTTCGCTTGCGAGTCTATGGGGGCCGCTCTGGATTTATGTGAGAAAGAGGACGAGATATTCATCATTGGCGGCGCGTTGGTCTACAGACAGGCTTTGAGAATAGCCGACAAAATGTATATTACCCGCATCCATCATGAGTTTCCCGACGCTACCTCGTTCTTTCCCGTCGTAAACTGGGACCTTTGGGAAGAGACTGAACGTGAGGAGTATCCCGCAGACGAGAAGAACCCTTACCCCTACACCTACATCACCTACGTGCGCAAAAAATAA
- a CDS encoding thymidylate synthase codes for MKQYLELLNRVLTEGVRKEDRTGTGTISVFGHQMRFNLEEGFPLLTTKKLHLKSIIYELLWFLNGDTNVKYLQDHGVRIWNEWADADGSLGHIYGYQWRSWPDYKGGSIDQITEAVETIKHNPDSRRIIVSAWNVADLDNMNLPPCHAFFQFYVANGRLSLQLYQRSADIFLGVPFNIASYALLLQMMAQATGLKAGDFVHTLGDAHIYSNHLEQVKLQLTREPRALPRMEINPDVKSIFDFKFEDFNLTGYDPHPHIKGEVAV; via the coding sequence ATGAAACAATATTTAGAGCTGCTCAATAGAGTGCTTACCGAGGGAGTTAGAAAAGAAGACCGGACGGGTACGGGAACGATCAGCGTATTCGGTCATCAGATGCGGTTCAATCTGGAAGAGGGATTCCCGCTACTCACTACCAAGAAGCTGCATCTGAAGTCTATCATCTACGAATTGTTATGGTTCCTGAATGGAGATACCAACGTAAAATATCTGCAAGATCATGGCGTACGCATCTGGAACGAGTGGGCCGACGCGGATGGTAGCCTTGGGCATATATACGGTTACCAATGGCGGTCATGGCCGGATTATAAAGGAGGATCTATCGACCAGATCACCGAGGCCGTGGAGACGATCAAGCATAACCCGGATTCACGACGAATCATTGTAAGCGCATGGAACGTGGCGGACTTAGACAACATGAACCTGCCTCCTTGCCACGCTTTCTTCCAGTTTTACGTGGCGAACGGACGGTTGAGCCTACAATTGTATCAACGTAGCGCGGATATTTTCCTTGGCGTTCCGTTCAACATTGCCTCCTATGCCTTGTTATTACAAATGATGGCACAAGCTACCGGCCTTAAAGCGGGAGATTTTGTTCATACGTTGGGAGACGCCCATATCTACAGCAACCATTTGGAGCAAGTTAAGTTACAATTGACACGTGAGCCACGTGCGTTGCCCCGTATGGAGATCAACCCGGACGTAAAGAGCATCTTCGATTTTAAGTTCGAGGATTTCAATTTGACCGGATACGACCCACATCCCCACATCAAGGGAGAAGTGGCCGTCTGA
- a CDS encoding aldose epimerase family protein translates to MKKLCFAVMAMCMLLSCGGKNEKEAATEEATLSGLMKSDFVSEVDGKPTALYVLKNKKGAEACVTNWGGRLVSVMVPDKNGKMTDVVLGYDNIAQYVANPDMNYGALIGRYGNRIANSKFTLDGTEYQLPQNNNGHCLHGGPKGYHAVVWDAKQVDDQTLELTYLSKDGEAGFPGNLDIKVIYKLTDDNAVDIKYEATTDKLTVVNLTNHSYFNLSGVPGSQIMDHTIMIDADTYNPVDETLIPTGIEPVEGTPMDLRKPVVVGADIDNPFTQLVYGGGYDHNWILNAAGDINKVAAKVVSPTSGIVMEVYTNEPGLQFYAGNSMTKAGDKGKLGVVYPHRGALCLETQHYPDSPNQPAFPSVVLRPGEKYTSECIYKFSVE, encoded by the coding sequence ATGAAAAAACTTTGTTTTGCGGTCATGGCAATGTGTATGTTATTGTCATGCGGAGGTAAGAATGAGAAGGAGGCGGCTACGGAAGAGGCCACTCTTTCTGGTTTGATGAAGTCGGATTTTGTATCTGAGGTAGATGGTAAGCCGACTGCTTTGTATGTGTTGAAGAATAAGAAAGGGGCTGAGGCTTGCGTAACGAATTGGGGCGGACGCTTGGTTTCCGTGATGGTGCCTGATAAGAACGGTAAGATGACGGACGTGGTGCTGGGTTACGATAATATCGCGCAATACGTGGCGAACCCAGACATGAATTATGGTGCCTTGATCGGACGCTATGGCAACCGCATCGCGAATAGTAAGTTTACGTTGGACGGAACGGAGTATCAACTTCCGCAGAATAATAACGGCCATTGCTTGCATGGAGGTCCGAAGGGATATCATGCGGTAGTTTGGGACGCGAAACAGGTCGATGACCAAACCTTGGAGTTGACTTATCTATCGAAAGACGGTGAGGCAGGTTTCCCCGGTAATCTGGATATCAAGGTGATCTATAAGTTGACGGATGATAACGCCGTTGATATTAAGTACGAGGCTACGACGGATAAACTTACTGTCGTGAATTTGACAAACCATAGTTATTTCAATCTTTCCGGTGTCCCCGGCTCGCAAATCATGGATCATACGATCATGATCGATGCGGATACATATAACCCGGTGGACGAGACTTTGATCCCGACCGGTATCGAACCCGTGGAAGGCACACCGATGGATCTTCGCAAACCGGTAGTGGTAGGCGCTGATATCGACAATCCGTTTACGCAATTGGTTTATGGTGGTGGTTACGATCATAACTGGATTTTGAACGCCGCCGGCGATATCAATAAGGTAGCCGCTAAAGTTGTATCTCCGACAAGCGGTATCGTTATGGAAGTTTACACCAATGAGCCGGGTCTTCAATTCTATGCCGGCAACTCAATGACGAAAGCGGGTGATAAAGGCAAGTTAGGTGTGGTTTACCCGCATCGTGGCGCTCTATGTCTGGAGACTCAACATTACCCGGATAGCCCGAACCAGCCGGCATTCCCGAGCGTAGTGCTTCGTCCGGGCGAGAAATATACGAGTGAGTGTATTTATAAGTTCTCGGTAGAGTAA
- a CDS encoding phage/plasmid replication protein: MYDKLKLLYPRMRGTPDISGYLDKAKEQTDLKTGEVCIFGSLDGLKVSIYTGGYSIIGSLAKYLYPSNVYPLDRHSTVQAIEKLSDALHIDMKEAKVTGLEFGTQFVMRKPVNEYLKKLGDMPKLARYHFDVGTLYYKHKGKQQPKVFCFYDKRADADAKGLIIPDGFTETNLLKYEMRLNGRLSQQIGVPEVQASTLSESKFYRLLVRKWQAHYFSISKLNQLKTEVMSEIKTVSDAFDVLVARLISQSDQSQITTFLEELKEAKVFGDRKCYTRLKKKIIEVANKASVSISDEDIKELDDEIKNVGAYV, translated from the coding sequence ATGTATGATAAGTTAAAGCTACTCTACCCAAGAATGAGAGGTACACCAGACATAAGCGGTTATCTGGATAAGGCAAAAGAGCAAACCGACCTTAAAACGGGGGAAGTTTGCATCTTTGGCAGTCTGGACGGGTTGAAAGTGTCTATCTATACAGGCGGTTACTCCATTATAGGCAGTTTGGCAAAATACCTATATCCAAGCAATGTTTATCCACTTGACAGACATAGTACCGTCCAAGCGATAGAAAAGCTATCAGACGCTTTACATATAGATATGAAAGAGGCTAAAGTTACAGGGCTTGAATTTGGGACACAGTTTGTAATGAGGAAACCAGTAAATGAATATCTGAAAAAGTTAGGCGATATGCCTAAGTTGGCACGTTATCACTTTGATGTAGGTACGCTTTACTACAAGCACAAAGGAAAACAGCAACCCAAAGTATTTTGTTTTTATGATAAAAGGGCTGATGCTGATGCAAAAGGGTTGATAATACCAGATGGTTTTACTGAAACCAACTTGCTAAAATATGAAATGAGATTGAACGGGCGGTTATCTCAACAAATAGGAGTTCCAGAGGTGCAAGCCTCAACATTATCAGAAAGTAAGTTTTACAGGTTACTTGTAAGGAAGTGGCAGGCACACTATTTTTCAATATCCAAGTTGAACCAGCTAAAAACAGAGGTTATGAGTGAAATTAAAACCGTTTCAGATGCTTTTGATGTGTTAGTGGCACGTTTGATAAGCCAAAGCGACCAAAGCCAAATAACGACTTTTCTAGAAGAATTGAAAGAAGCAAAAGTGTTTGGTGACAGGAAGTGCTACACAAGGCTAAAGAAGAAAATTATTGAAGTGGCAAACAAGGCAAGCGTTTCTATATCCGATGAAGATATAAAGGAACTTGATGATGAGATTAAGAATGTTGGAGCATACGTGTAA
- a CDS encoding helix-turn-helix transcriptional regulator: MEEKINQILVYSLLAAKNVLTLEDVALLTGLSKSHLYRLTCTHQIPYYRPNGKQIYFDRSEVEAWMKQNRVATIKETEQQAIAYVVTGKKGGNL, encoded by the coding sequence ATGGAAGAAAAGATAAATCAAATTTTAGTTTATTCCTTGTTAGCAGCAAAAAATGTGCTAACCTTGGAAGATGTAGCCTTATTGACAGGGTTAAGTAAATCTCATTTGTACCGTTTAACGTGTACCCACCAGATACCCTATTATCGTCCAAACGGGAAACAAATATACTTTGACCGTTCAGAGGTGGAAGCGTGGATGAAACAGAACCGAGTAGCGACCATAAAGGAGACAGAACAACAGGCTATTGCCTATGTGGTTACAGGAAAGAAAGGGGGAAACTTATGA